The Diaphorobacter ruginosibacter genome contains a region encoding:
- the rnr gene encoding ribonuclease R: protein MHSQPFPSNPLEEIEGTVQGHRDGHGFVIRDDGEPDIYIPANEMRAVLHRDRVRVRIARLDKRGRPEGRVLEIVERPHHPVIGRLLNESGVWLVAPEDKRYGQDVLIPKGATGTAKPGQVVVVELTEPPALYGQPVGRVTEVLGEVDDPGMEIEIAVRKYGVPHEFSQQCLAEAKALPEKVRAQDKRRRVDLTDVPLVTIDGEDARDFDDAVYCEPAKVGRSKGWRLLVAIADVSHYVENGNAIDVDAYERATSVYFPRRVIPMLPEKLSNGLCSLNPEVDRLCMVCDMLITADGEIHAYQFYPAVMWSHARFTYTEVAAILGNTRGPEAARRKDRVQDLLNLHGVYTSLLGSRQRRGAVDFETTETQIVCDENGRIEKIVPRVRNQAHRLIEEAMLAANVCSADFIQQSKRPGLFRVHDGPTPEKVEILRAYLKALGVGLTISDEPKTAEFQMIANATKDRPDAQQIHTMLLRSMQQAIYSPYNSGHFGLAFEAYTHFTSPIRRYPDLLVHRVIKSILNNTKYKLPTLPEQGEAYDKLVKRLAGRVKEPELKPLSMSARRELEAWEAAGLHCSANERRADEASRDVEAWLKCRYMREHLGEEYSGVVTAVTTFGVFVTLDELYVEGLVHITELGGEYFKFDEVRQELRGERTGIRYAIGARVRVQVSRVDLDGRKIDFRLVLDDLELSAATSARQRTNVGHTARSAPRGATRPEDMARAREKDMPRAGKAGHAKDGKQDKSARAAKPISKKGSRKAAGKGRKSPR, encoded by the coding sequence ATGCACTCGCAGCCGTTTCCCTCAAATCCGCTGGAAGAGATCGAAGGAACCGTGCAGGGACACCGTGATGGCCACGGCTTCGTGATTCGTGATGATGGCGAGCCGGACATCTACATTCCCGCAAACGAGATGCGAGCGGTTCTGCACCGGGACCGCGTGCGGGTGCGCATTGCGCGGCTCGACAAGCGCGGGAGGCCCGAAGGCCGTGTCCTGGAGATCGTGGAGCGCCCGCACCACCCCGTCATCGGTCGGCTGCTCAACGAGAGCGGCGTGTGGCTGGTCGCGCCCGAGGACAAGCGCTATGGCCAGGACGTCCTGATTCCCAAGGGTGCAACGGGTACGGCCAAGCCCGGCCAGGTCGTGGTGGTCGAACTGACGGAGCCGCCTGCGCTCTACGGCCAGCCGGTCGGCCGCGTGACCGAGGTGCTGGGCGAGGTGGATGATCCCGGCATGGAGATCGAGATCGCGGTGCGCAAGTATGGCGTGCCGCACGAGTTCTCGCAGCAATGCCTTGCCGAGGCCAAGGCCCTGCCCGAGAAGGTGCGGGCGCAGGACAAGCGCCGCCGTGTCGACCTGACCGATGTTCCGCTGGTCACCATCGATGGCGAGGATGCGCGCGATTTTGATGATGCCGTGTACTGCGAACCGGCCAAGGTGGGGCGTTCCAAGGGGTGGCGCCTGCTGGTGGCCATTGCCGACGTAAGCCACTACGTCGAAAACGGCAACGCGATCGATGTGGATGCCTACGAACGTGCGACCAGCGTGTATTTCCCGCGCCGCGTGATTCCCATGCTGCCGGAAAAGCTCTCGAACGGCCTGTGCTCGCTGAATCCTGAGGTCGATCGCCTGTGCATGGTCTGCGACATGCTGATCACGGCCGATGGAGAGATCCACGCCTACCAGTTCTATCCGGCCGTGATGTGGAGCCATGCGCGCTTCACGTACACGGAGGTCGCGGCCATCCTGGGCAACACGCGCGGCCCGGAAGCCGCGCGGCGCAAGGATCGCGTGCAGGACCTGTTGAACCTGCACGGTGTCTATACCTCGCTGCTCGGATCGCGCCAGCGCCGGGGCGCGGTCGATTTCGAGACCACGGAAACCCAGATCGTCTGCGACGAGAACGGCCGCATCGAGAAGATCGTGCCGCGCGTGCGCAACCAGGCGCACCGCCTGATCGAGGAGGCGATGCTGGCGGCCAACGTCTGCAGTGCCGATTTCATCCAGCAGTCGAAGCGCCCGGGCCTGTTCCGCGTGCATGATGGCCCGACGCCCGAGAAGGTCGAGATCCTGCGTGCCTACCTCAAGGCCCTCGGGGTGGGACTGACGATCAGCGACGAGCCGAAGACGGCCGAGTTCCAGATGATCGCCAACGCGACGAAGGATCGCCCGGACGCCCAGCAGATCCACACCATGCTGCTGCGATCGATGCAGCAGGCGATCTATTCGCCCTACAACAGCGGCCACTTCGGGCTGGCGTTCGAGGCCTACACGCACTTCACCAGCCCGATCCGGCGCTACCCCGATCTGCTGGTCCACCGCGTGATCAAGTCGATCCTGAACAACACCAAGTACAAGCTGCCCACGCTGCCGGAGCAGGGCGAGGCGTACGACAAGCTGGTCAAGCGGCTGGCCGGGCGCGTGAAGGAGCCCGAACTCAAGCCGCTGTCGATGTCCGCGCGCCGCGAGCTCGAGGCCTGGGAGGCCGCGGGCCTGCATTGCAGCGCCAACGAGCGCCGCGCCGATGAGGCCAGCCGCGATGTGGAGGCCTGGCTCAAGTGCCGCTACATGCGCGAGCACCTGGGCGAGGAATACAGCGGCGTCGTCACCGCGGTCACCACCTTCGGCGTGTTCGTCACGCTCGATGAGCTCTATGTGGAAGGACTGGTGCACATCACCGAGCTGGGTGGCGAATACTTCAAGTTCGACGAGGTGCGCCAGGAACTGCGCGGCGAGCGCACGGGCATCCGCTATGCCATTGGCGCACGGGTGCGGGTGCAGGTCAGCCGCGTGGACCTGGATGGCCGCAAGATCGACTTCCGTCTCGTGCTCGACGATCTCGAGCTTTCCGCTGCGACATCGGCCCGGCAGCGCACCAACGTGGGGCATACTGCGCGCTCCGCACCGCGAGGAGCCACGCGCCCCGAGGACATGGCCCGCGCACGCGAGAAGGATATGCCCCGCGCCGGAAAGGCCGGTCATGCCAAGGATGGCAAGCAGGACAAGTCCGCGCGGGCGGCCAAGCCGATCAGCAAGAAGGGATCGCGCAAGGCAGCCGGCAAGGGACGCAAGTCCCCGCGCTGA
- a CDS encoding SDR family oxidoreductase, with the protein MADNKAKSKVALVTGAGSGIGRAAALALLADGWQVVLTGRREEPLKATAEQAGAGDRALVVTCDVTDPQSVRSAFDAAVARFGRVDMLFNNAGIGAPAIPLEDLSVEDWKAVVDTNLSGMFYCLQNAFRVMKSQTPRGGRIINNGSISAHAPRPNSIAYTATKHAVMGLTKTASLDGRKYDIAVGQIDVGNAGTELAQRLTQGVMQAHGQVAEEPLMDVSIVGQSVLYMANLPLEANVLFHTVMATKMPFVGRG; encoded by the coding sequence ATGGCGGACAACAAGGCTAAGTCGAAGGTGGCGCTGGTGACGGGCGCGGGTTCGGGTATCGGCAGGGCGGCAGCGCTGGCGCTGCTGGCCGATGGCTGGCAGGTGGTGCTGACAGGGCGTCGCGAGGAGCCGCTCAAGGCAACCGCGGAGCAGGCGGGCGCTGGTGACCGAGCGCTGGTGGTGACCTGCGACGTGACCGATCCGCAATCCGTGCGCAGCGCTTTCGATGCCGCCGTCGCCCGGTTTGGCCGCGTGGACATGCTGTTCAACAACGCGGGCATCGGCGCTCCGGCCATCCCTCTCGAAGACCTGTCGGTCGAGGACTGGAAGGCGGTGGTCGATACCAATCTGAGCGGTATGTTCTATTGCCTGCAGAACGCCTTCCGGGTGATGAAGTCGCAGACGCCCCGGGGTGGCCGCATCATCAACAACGGTTCGATCTCGGCACACGCGCCGCGCCCCAACTCCATTGCCTACACCGCCACCAAGCATGCGGTGATGGGACTCACCAAGACCGCCTCGCTCGATGGCCGCAAGTACGACATTGCCGTGGGGCAGATCGACGTGGGCAATGCGGGCACCGAACTCGCGCAGCGCCTGACCCAGGGCGTGATGCAGGCACATGGCCAGGTGGCTGAGGAGCCGTTGATGGATGTATCCATCGTCGGCCAGTCGGTGCTCTACATGGCAAACCTGCCGCTGGAAGCCAATGTCCTGTTCCACACCGTGATGGCCACCAAGATGCCATTCGTCGGCCGTGGCTGA
- the nusA gene encoding transcription termination factor NusA: MNRELLMLVEAISREKNVERDVVLGAVESALAQATKKLYAGEVDIRVAIDRDSGEYDTFRRWVVVPDDAGLQNPDAEELLMDAQDRVPGIAVGEYIEEEVESVPIGRIGAMAAKQVILQKIRDAEREMLLNDFMSRGEKIFTGTVKRMDKGDIIVESGRVEGRLRRSEMIPKENLRNGDRVRAMIMEVDLTLRGAPIILSRSAPEFMIELFRNEVPEIEQGLLEIKSCARDPGSRAKIAVLSHDKRVDPIGTCVGVRGTRVNAVTNELAGERVDIVLWSEDPAQFVIGALAPANVTSIVVDEEKHAMDVVVDEENLAIAIGRGGQNVRLASDLTGWKINIMDAAESAQKQADETSAARQLFMDKLDVDEEIADILIEEGFTSLEEVAYVPLQEMLEIESFDEDTVNELRVRAKDALLTMEIAREESVDGVSQDLRSLDGLTPEQIDKLVAAGVNTRDDLADLAIDELTELTGQSAEEAKALIMKAREHWFTGQE; encoded by the coding sequence ATGAATCGCGAATTGTTGATGTTGGTTGAGGCCATTTCGCGTGAAAAGAATGTTGAGCGCGATGTGGTGCTGGGCGCCGTCGAATCCGCCCTCGCGCAGGCCACCAAGAAGCTCTATGCGGGCGAGGTGGACATCCGCGTGGCTATCGATCGTGATAGCGGCGAATACGACACTTTCCGTCGCTGGGTGGTCGTGCCCGATGACGCAGGCCTGCAGAACCCCGACGCCGAAGAGCTGCTGATGGATGCGCAGGACCGCGTGCCCGGCATCGCCGTGGGCGAATACATCGAGGAAGAAGTCGAGTCCGTGCCGATCGGCCGTATCGGCGCGATGGCTGCCAAGCAGGTCATCCTGCAGAAGATCCGCGACGCCGAGCGCGAAATGCTGCTCAACGACTTCATGAGCCGTGGCGAGAAGATCTTCACAGGCACCGTCAAGCGCATGGACAAGGGCGACATCATCGTCGAGTCCGGCCGTGTCGAAGGCCGCCTGCGCCGCTCGGAAATGATCCCGAAGGAAAACCTGCGCAATGGTGACCGCGTCCGCGCCATGATCATGGAAGTGGACCTCACGCTGCGTGGCGCTCCGATCATCCTCTCGCGCTCCGCGCCCGAGTTCATGATCGAGCTGTTCCGCAACGAAGTGCCGGAAATCGAGCAGGGCCTCCTGGAGATCAAGAGCTGCGCCCGCGACCCGGGCAGCCGCGCCAAGATCGCCGTGCTGAGCCACGACAAGCGCGTGGACCCCATCGGCACCTGCGTCGGCGTGCGCGGCACCCGCGTGAATGCGGTGACCAATGAGCTTGCCGGCGAACGCGTGGACATCGTGCTGTGGTCCGAGGACCCGGCGCAGTTCGTGATTGGCGCACTGGCGCCCGCGAACGTGACGTCCATCGTCGTTGACGAGGAAAAGCACGCCATGGACGTGGTGGTCGACGAGGAAAACCTCGCCATCGCCATCGGCCGCGGCGGCCAGAACGTGCGCCTGGCTTCCGACCTCACCGGTTGGAAGATCAACATCATGGACGCAGCCGAATCCGCCCAGAAACAGGCGGACGAGACCAGCGCCGCGCGCCAGTTGTTCATGGACAAGCTGGACGTGGACGAGGAGATCGCCGACATCCTGATCGAGGAAGGTTTCACCAGCCTCGAGGAAGTGGCCTATGTGCCGCTGCAGGAAATGCTGGAGATCGAAAGCTTCGATGAAGATACCGTGAACGAGCTGCGCGTGCGTGCCAAGGACGCACTGCTCACCATGGAAATCGCACGTGAAGAGAGTGTGGACGGCGTGTCGCAGGATCTGCGTTCGCTGGACGGCCTGACGCCTGAACAGATCGACAAGCTGGTTGCCGCCGGCGTGAATACCCGTGACGATCTGGCCGATCTGGCCATTGATGAACTGACCGAACTGACCGGACAGTCTGCTGAAGAAGCGAAAGCCTTGATCATGAAGGCACGCGAGCACTGGTTCACAGGTCAAGAGTAA
- a CDS encoding thioredoxin family protein: MTSFEPMIDMPVNAAPDTAAAVGPVQRVICLCAQWCVVCNQYQPQFEQLAAQFPGVEFRWVDVEDEEESMGDYEVETFPTLLIAEGGEARFLGPVLPQPALVGTLLKRLIQEGARSPDAQADALLQRIVNSQR; this comes from the coding sequence GTGACTTCCTTCGAGCCGATGATCGACATGCCCGTGAATGCCGCTCCTGACACTGCCGCCGCTGTGGGGCCGGTGCAGCGCGTGATCTGCCTGTGTGCGCAGTGGTGCGTGGTCTGCAACCAGTACCAACCGCAGTTCGAACAGCTTGCTGCGCAGTTTCCAGGGGTGGAGTTTCGCTGGGTTGACGTCGAGGATGAAGAGGAGTCGATGGGCGACTATGAGGTTGAGACCTTTCCCACCCTGTTGATTGCAGAAGGGGGCGAGGCGCGCTTCCTCGGGCCGGTGCTGCCGCAGCCCGCGCTTGTGGGCACGTTGCTCAAGCGACTGATACAGGAGGGTGCACGCTCACCCGACGCGCAGGCCGATGCATTGCTGCAACGAATTGTAAATTCGCAGCGCTGA
- the rimP gene encoding ribosome maturation factor RimP, producing the protein MALQQIVEQTVTGLGYDLVEIERSAGGLLRITIDLPWQPDAGQEPSAEQFITVEDCEKVTRQLQFALEVDAVEYTRLEVSSPGIDRLLRNEQDFQRFEGEEVDITLKEPVGAAGGALVSANRKKFRGTLERADNGGWQVVWSDAPPVKPGQRVSKKREPAPLQALGFTFDELREARLAPIVNFKGRSAKPGQ; encoded by the coding sequence GTGGCATTGCAGCAAATCGTTGAACAAACCGTGACCGGGCTGGGCTATGACCTGGTGGAGATCGAACGCTCCGCAGGCGGCCTCTTGAGAATCACCATCGACCTTCCGTGGCAGCCGGATGCCGGGCAGGAGCCATCGGCTGAGCAATTCATCACGGTGGAAGATTGCGAGAAGGTCACGCGCCAGCTGCAGTTCGCGCTCGAGGTCGACGCTGTCGAATACACCCGCCTTGAGGTGTCCTCCCCGGGGATTGATCGTCTCCTGCGCAATGAACAGGATTTTCAGCGTTTTGAGGGCGAAGAAGTCGACATCACGCTCAAGGAGCCGGTGGGTGCAGCCGGCGGCGCACTGGTCAGCGCCAATCGAAAGAAGTTTCGCGGAACGCTGGAGCGTGCCGATAACGGTGGATGGCAGGTCGTCTGGAGCGATGCGCCACCGGTCAAGCCCGGCCAGCGCGTGAGCAAGAAGCGTGAGCCGGCGCCACTGCAGGCACTGGGCTTCACGTTCGATGAATTGCGCGAGGCGCGTCTTGCACCCATCGTGAATTTCAAGGGTCGCAGCGCCAAACCAGGCCAATAG
- a CDS encoding c-type cytochrome, whose product MRRLQAWLRPLLAGGLLAMAVASAYAQVASAPDFAARAHDPDGMATRTLACTTCHGVQGRSTPGGYFPRLAGKPVGYLYNQLLNIRDGRRSYPTMSYLLENLTDEYLLAMAEHFASLKVPYPEPVPPQEPASLLERGRKLVFEGDTARSLPACVQCHGKAMTGVNPFVPGLLGLPRDYLNSQLGAWQSGRRHAQQPDCMAAVARLMSAEDVSAVSAWLSAQVVPGDGAPAARAEQPMPIRCGGVAR is encoded by the coding sequence ATGAGGCGGTTGCAGGCATGGCTTCGCCCGCTGCTCGCCGGCGGCTTGCTGGCGATGGCGGTGGCAAGTGCCTACGCGCAGGTTGCCAGTGCACCGGATTTCGCGGCCAGGGCGCATGACCCCGATGGCATGGCGACCCGCACGCTGGCCTGCACCACCTGCCATGGGGTGCAGGGGCGATCCACGCCCGGAGGCTATTTCCCGCGCCTTGCCGGCAAGCCCGTGGGCTACCTCTACAACCAACTGTTGAACATCCGTGATGGTCGGCGCAGTTACCCGACCATGTCGTATCTGCTTGAAAACCTCACGGATGAGTATCTGCTCGCCATGGCCGAGCACTTTGCGTCGCTCAAGGTGCCGTATCCCGAGCCGGTGCCGCCACAGGAGCCAGCCTCGCTGCTGGAGCGGGGGCGCAAGCTGGTGTTCGAAGGCGATACGGCCCGTTCGCTGCCGGCGTGCGTGCAGTGCCACGGCAAGGCGATGACCGGCGTGAATCCTTTTGTTCCGGGGCTGCTGGGTCTGCCGCGCGACTACCTGAACAGCCAGTTGGGTGCGTGGCAGTCAGGGCGGCGCCACGCGCAGCAGCCCGATTGCATGGCCGCGGTAGCCAGGTTGATGAGCGCGGAGGACGTCAGCGCCGTTTCCGCGTGGCTGTCTGCGCAGGTGGTTCCGGGTGATGGTGCTCCGGCTGCGCGGGCGGAGCAGCCCATGCCGATCCGCTGTGGAGGTGTGGCGCGATGA
- a CDS encoding c-type cytochrome, translating into MRRSLKLLVGVLLLGAVGAAAVYRLNRLDEAPIPATETVQISPELIRKGEYLARAGNCMACHTVAGGAPFAGGRAIETPFGIIYSTNLTPALSAGIGEWNSAEFWRAMHNGRARDGRLLYPAFPYTSYTQMTREDSDAIWAYLRSLPAVDQANRPNALDFPFNSQLALAGWRAMFFRPQAFAPRQEKSADWNRGAYLAQGLGHCAACHTPRNVLGATQEGAAFRGGLIPVQNWYAPALNSPLEAGVANWSVEDVERLLKVGTTSHASVSGPMAEVVFRSTQYLNDGDLRSMATYLRALPPHEAREGGARAENAPPPAESTMALGATIYRNNCAECHGDRGQGDGESFPALAGNRAVTMHSPTNVVRMVLQGGYMPATAGNPQPQGMPPFLHVLDDREIAAVVTYIRNAWDNRASSLDAADVYRTRERRGS; encoded by the coding sequence ATGAGGCGATCCCTGAAGCTTCTGGTGGGCGTGCTGCTGCTGGGCGCCGTTGGCGCGGCGGCCGTGTACCGGCTCAATCGCCTGGACGAAGCGCCGATTCCAGCAACCGAGACCGTGCAGATCAGTCCCGAGCTGATCCGCAAGGGCGAGTACCTTGCACGTGCCGGCAACTGCATGGCATGCCACACCGTGGCGGGCGGAGCGCCCTTTGCGGGAGGCCGGGCGATCGAGACGCCGTTTGGCATCATCTACTCGACCAATCTGACGCCCGCGCTGAGTGCCGGCATCGGCGAATGGAACTCGGCGGAATTCTGGCGCGCGATGCATAACGGCCGGGCACGCGATGGCCGGCTGTTGTACCCGGCGTTTCCCTACACCAGCTACACCCAGATGACGCGCGAGGATTCGGATGCGATCTGGGCCTACCTGCGCAGCCTTCCGGCCGTCGATCAGGCCAATCGCCCGAATGCGCTGGACTTCCCTTTCAATTCACAGCTTGCGCTGGCCGGCTGGCGGGCAATGTTCTTTCGGCCTCAGGCGTTCGCGCCCCGGCAGGAAAAATCTGCGGACTGGAACCGCGGTGCCTACCTGGCCCAGGGCCTGGGGCACTGCGCTGCCTGCCATACGCCGCGCAATGTGCTGGGTGCCACGCAGGAAGGCGCCGCGTTCCGTGGCGGATTGATCCCGGTGCAGAACTGGTATGCGCCCGCGCTCAATTCGCCGCTCGAGGCGGGTGTGGCGAACTGGTCGGTCGAGGATGTGGAGCGGCTGCTGAAGGTGGGCACGACGTCGCACGCGAGTGTTTCGGGCCCCATGGCCGAAGTGGTGTTCCGCAGCACGCAGTACCTGAACGATGGCGACCTGCGCTCCATGGCCACGTATCTGCGCGCGCTTCCTCCGCATGAGGCACGGGAGGGCGGGGCTCGTGCGGAAAATGCTCCGCCACCCGCCGAGTCCACCATGGCGCTGGGAGCCACGATCTACCGCAACAACTGCGCGGAATGCCATGGCGACCGGGGGCAGGGTGATGGCGAGTCATTCCCGGCCCTGGCGGGCAATCGTGCAGTCACGATGCACAGTCCTACCAACGTGGTACGCATGGTGCTGCAGGGCGGCTACATGCCTGCGACCGCGGGCAATCCGCAGCCGCAGGGCATGCCGCCGTTCCTGCACGTGCTCGACGACAGGGAAATTGCCGCGGTCGTCACGTACATACGCAACGCTTGGGATAATCGTGCTTCTTCTCTGGACGCGGCGGATGTGTACCGTACACGCGAGCGCCGTGGCTCCTGA
- the infB gene encoding translation initiation factor IF-2, with protein MSSNTVAEFATELKKTPAMLLDQLKSAGVAKASPSDALTEGDKQKLLAYLQASHGTSGADRKKITLVKKSTSEIKQADATGKARTIQVEVRKKRTFVKREDGVDGAAAEAAAEAHAAAQEEHSAEDKELVRREEEARRNAELISRQEQDLAEQRREREERERREREAEERAAAYMAQEAEKKAQANAARKEAAAEAAAEAEARAKAQAEARAKAEAESKARADEEAARAADLDDRRKKALAEAEAIRAMMAAPKKVLVAKKPEEPKPAPKAAADAKKGTLHKPATGTGGARGAAPAPAGAGAAAGAGKEVKSSKLSSSWANDGAKKKEIKTRGDASGGVNNRSNWRGGPRGGRRGNDRNDHQQNAPVEFRAIEVHVPETITVAELAHKMAVKAGELIKVLMKMGQMVTINQSLDQDTAMIVVEEMGHTAKVAALDDPEAFTDEEVSNSEAEQLPRAPVVTVMGHVDHGKTSLLDYIRRSKVAVGEAGGITQHIGAYHVETPRGIVTFLDTPGHEAFTAMRARGAQATDIVILVAAADDGVMPQTKEAIKHAKAAGVPIVVAITKADKPEANVERVKQELVVEEVVPEEYGGDSPFVAVSSKTGMGIDELLEQVLLQAEVLELKAPVDAAAKGIVIEAQLDKGRGSVATVLVQSGTLKVGDVVLAGQTFGRVRAMLDEDGKQTKEAGPSIPVEIQGLSEVPQAGDDFMVLADERRAREIATYRAGKFRNTKLAKQQAAKLENMFAEMGAGEVQTLPLIIKADVQGSQEALAASLLKLSTDEIKVQIVYSGVGGISESDVNLAIASKAIVIGFNVRADAQARKTAEGNDVDIRYYNIIYDAVDEVKAAMSGMLAPEQREEAIGTAEIRTVFVASKIGTVAGSYVTSGEVKRNCKFRLLRDNIVIYTGEVESIRRHKDDVKEVKEGFECGIKLRNYNDIKEGDQLELFEIKEIARTL; from the coding sequence ATGTCGAGTAACACAGTCGCCGAGTTCGCCACCGAGCTCAAGAAAACCCCCGCCATGCTGCTGGACCAACTGAAGTCCGCAGGTGTGGCAAAGGCATCTCCCAGCGATGCCCTGACCGAGGGTGACAAGCAGAAGCTGCTTGCCTATCTGCAGGCCAGCCATGGCACGTCAGGTGCAGATCGCAAGAAAATTACTTTGGTGAAAAAATCCACTAGCGAAATCAAGCAGGCCGATGCCACGGGCAAGGCTCGCACCATTCAGGTTGAAGTGCGCAAGAAGCGTACCTTCGTCAAGCGCGAAGATGGCGTGGACGGCGCTGCAGCCGAAGCCGCCGCAGAGGCCCATGCCGCAGCGCAGGAAGAGCACTCCGCAGAGGACAAGGAATTGGTCCGCCGCGAAGAAGAGGCTCGCCGCAATGCCGAGCTGATCAGCCGCCAGGAGCAGGATCTGGCCGAGCAGCGCCGCGAACGCGAAGAGCGTGAGCGCCGCGAGCGCGAAGCCGAGGAGCGTGCTGCCGCCTACATGGCCCAGGAAGCCGAGAAGAAGGCACAGGCCAACGCCGCACGCAAGGAAGCCGCCGCGGAGGCCGCGGCCGAAGCCGAAGCGCGTGCCAAGGCACAGGCCGAGGCGCGTGCCAAGGCCGAAGCGGAATCGAAGGCGCGTGCCGACGAGGAAGCCGCACGTGCGGCCGACCTGGACGATCGCCGCAAGAAGGCCCTGGCGGAAGCCGAGGCCATTCGCGCGATGATGGCTGCTCCCAAGAAGGTGCTGGTCGCGAAGAAGCCCGAGGAGCCGAAGCCGGCCCCCAAGGCTGCCGCCGACGCCAAGAAGGGCACGTTGCACAAGCCGGCCACGGGCACGGGCGGTGCGCGTGGCGCTGCGCCTGCTCCGGCGGGCGCTGGCGCGGCTGCGGGGGCAGGCAAGGAAGTGAAGTCTTCCAAGCTGTCCTCGAGCTGGGCCAACGACGGTGCGAAGAAGAAGGAAATCAAGACCCGCGGCGATGCCTCGGGTGGCGTGAACAACCGCTCCAACTGGCGCGGTGGACCGCGCGGTGGCCGTCGCGGCAATGATCGCAACGACCACCAGCAGAACGCTCCGGTGGAATTCCGCGCGATCGAAGTGCATGTGCCGGAAACCATCACCGTGGCCGAACTGGCGCACAAGATGGCGGTCAAGGCTGGCGAGCTGATCAAGGTGCTGATGAAGATGGGCCAGATGGTCACCATCAACCAGTCGCTGGACCAGGACACCGCCATGATCGTGGTCGAGGAAATGGGCCACACTGCCAAGGTGGCGGCGCTGGACGATCCGGAAGCATTCACCGACGAGGAAGTCTCCAACTCCGAAGCCGAGCAGCTGCCACGCGCACCGGTGGTGACCGTGATGGGTCACGTCGACCACGGCAAGACCTCGCTGCTGGACTACATCCGCCGCTCCAAGGTGGCGGTGGGCGAAGCGGGCGGCATCACGCAGCACATCGGCGCATACCACGTCGAGACGCCGCGCGGCATCGTCACCTTCCTGGATACTCCGGGTCACGAGGCCTTCACAGCCATGCGTGCCCGTGGTGCGCAGGCTACCGACATCGTGATTCTGGTGGCTGCCGCCGACGACGGCGTGATGCCGCAGACCAAGGAAGCCATCAAGCACGCGAAGGCGGCTGGTGTGCCGATCGTGGTCGCCATCACCAAGGCCGACAAGCCTGAAGCCAACGTCGAGCGCGTCAAGCAGGAACTCGTGGTCGAGGAAGTGGTGCCCGAAGAGTACGGTGGCGATTCGCCATTCGTGGCCGTGTCGTCCAAGACCGGCATGGGTATCGACGAACTGCTCGAGCAGGTGTTGCTGCAGGCGGAAGTGCTGGAGCTCAAGGCTCCGGTCGACGCCGCCGCCAAGGGTATCGTGATCGAAGCCCAGCTCGACAAGGGCCGCGGCTCCGTGGCGACCGTGCTGGTGCAGTCCGGTACGCTCAAGGTCGGTGACGTGGTGCTGGCAGGCCAGACCTTCGGCCGCGTGCGCGCCATGCTGGACGAGGACGGCAAGCAGACCAAGGAAGCCGGTCCGTCGATCCCTGTCGAAATCCAGGGTCTGAGCGAAGTGCCGCAGGCAGGTGACGACTTCATGGTGCTGGCCGACGAACGCCGCGCCCGTGAAATCGCGACCTACCGCGCAGGCAAGTTCCGCAACACCAAGCTGGCCAAGCAGCAGGCGGCGAAGCTCGAGAACATGTTTGCCGAAATGGGCGCGGGCGAAGTGCAGACTCTGCCCCTCATCATCAAGGCCGACGTGCAGGGCTCGCAGGAAGCGCTTGCCGCATCGCTGCTCAAGCTGTCCACCGACGAGATCAAGGTACAGATCGTGTACTCGGGCGTTGGCGGTATCAGCGAGTCCGACGTCAACCTGGCGATTGCCTCCAAGGCCATCGTCATCGGCTTCAACGTGCGTGCGGATGCCCAGGCCCGCAAGACCGCTGAAGGCAACGATGTGGACATCCGCTACTACAACATCATCTACGACGCCGTGGATGAAGTGAAGGCAGCGATGTCGGGCATGCTGGCTCCGGAGCAGCGCGAGGAAGCCATCGGTACGGCCGAGATCCGCACGGTGTTCGTGGCGTCCAAGATCGGCACCGTTGCCGGTTCCTACGTCACTTCCGGCGAAGTCAAGCGCAACTGCAAGTTCCGCCTGCTGCGCGACAACATCGTCATCTACACCGGCGAAGTCGAGTCGATCCGCCGCCATAAGGACGATGTCAAGGAAGTCAAGGAAGGCTTCGAGTGCGGTATCAAGCTGCGCAACTACAACGACATCAAGGAAGGCGACCAGCTCGAACTCTTCGAAATCAAGGAGATCGCGCGTACGCTGTAA